DNA from Helicoverpa zea isolate HzStark_Cry1AcR chromosome 22, ilHelZeax1.1, whole genome shotgun sequence:
CGTCGCAGTAGTAGAGGTAGTCGCCGGGCACGTCGACGTCGGCGGCGGTGGGGCGCGCGGCGTCGGTGACGGGCGCGGCCGCCTCCTCGCCGCGCGGCTCGGGCGCCAGCGCCTGCACGAGCGGCGGCGCGCCGCGCGCCAGCAGCAGGTAGGCGGGCAGGCGCACGCGCTGGCAGGCGCGGCCGGCGGCGCGGAAGCCGTGGCGGCAGGCGCAGTGCGCGAGCGGGGCGCCGCGCGCGTAGGCCGTGAGGCACAGGTGCTGGCAGCCGCCGTTGTCTTGCGCGCAGGGGTGCGGGGTGCGCGGCTGGCGCGCCGCGTGGAAGGCCAGCGCGCCCGTGGGCCGCGCCGGCAGCGCCAGcgaccgcgccgcgccgccgcccgccagcCGCGACACCAGCGCCACCGAGCTGTTGCGCCACACCGGCAGGAACAGCGTCGAGCCCAGCACCGAAATGTGTTGCAGTTCTTGCGTCTGCCGAACACATATGTGGCTTCCTAATATTGTGTACTTATTCTTCACTTATGTCAATGATGCATCCACTTGTTCAAAAACATAAGACTCACTGCTCAGGAAAAGTAATAAACAACTTGAGAGGTGTCAAGGGACACCCGGACGGAACGCAGTTCCTTTCGATTAATTAGTGAAGGAGTTGTaaaaatttttattatgtacaaaaaacacatttacCTTCAGTATATACTCAACAAAAATAATCGTCGGGACACCACACTGTTCAATACGAAATAGAAAGACGAAAAGAAAATAACTGGTTTGCTTTCTATAAGAGTAAGAGACAGAAAGAGAAACCCGTACACGCCCTACAACTTTATCAAAGTGTCGTTGTACAGACAACTGTAcaggtttaattttattttatatacataattactGTCGCAGCGCGCGTCAGCACTTTTGTATGACTATTTAAACTGTAGCATTAGCATTTTATATCACTGCACTTTATCATTTTGTATCAATAAGTATCAATATACTCTCGTCACAGAAGTTTGTGTTATTTTATCATTTCTACACGATCTTCCTGTCTCTATCAACGAGAAGCAGTCAACCTATCAACTATCATCCAAGTGTAGGCGCTTACAACCCCTACAGTCGTTATAACTTCAAATTTTTTCCGTGTAGCCCCCTTTCGCAACGTGGTTGTGGAACTTCCAAAAGATCTAAGTTTTTTGTCTCCTGACGCTTTTAAGCACTGGAGTATTTCCCAAGTGGAGAGTCCCCGGCACTCACCGCGTAGCCGCGGCGCAGCGTGCGGCGGGCGGCGCCGCTGTAGTCGGCGCGCTCCACGCAGTCCAGGTAGGCGTCCACCCAGTacagcgcccgcgccgccgggTCCAGCGCCAGCGCCGACGGGTACACCAGCTTGAGCCGCGCCAccgccgcgcgcgccgcgcccGTCTGCGCCGCGCGCTCCACCGCCGGCGGCGCCGCGCCCCACACCGTCCAGAACATGAGCCCCGCGCCCGGGTCCAGCGCGAAGCCGTGCACCTTGCCCAGCGCCGCGTCCAGCAGCAGCCGGCAGTGCGCCAGCGCGCGCGAGCACACGTACAGCGCCTCGCGCGCGCCGTCCACCACGTACCAGTTGCCCGCCACCCAGTCGCTCGCCAGGTGGCTGGCGCCCGCCACGTCGGGGAACAGCGGCGGCGCGCCCAGCGAGCGGCGCCGCGCGAAGTCGTCCGCGTCCACGCACACGATGCCCGACTTGCTCAGGTTGTGGTGCACGTAGCACACGCTGCGCTCCGCGTGCACGAAGTCCAGCGCGCGCACGTTCAGCGCCGCCAGCGAGTGGTTGCGCGAGCGCGCGCCGCCCTCCGCCCACTCGCGCCGCACGCCCTCCGTCGTCACCACGATCAGCGACAGCGGCTCGTCCTCGGGCTCTGCGCAGTGGCGAGGTGGCGGTGAGAGCGGGCCGCGGGCGCGCGGAACGGGCGGGCGCACACTCACCGTTGATGGGCAGGCAGTCGCGGCGGTCGGCGTGCAGGCGGTAGCCGGCCGCGCAGGCGCACTCGTACGAGCCGCGCGTGTTGCTGCAGCGCTGCGCGCACGCGTCCTCCCACGCGCACTCGTCCGTGTCTGCAACACGCGAGACTGCCCTAAGTAAGCAAATCCACTTAAATACCGGATTATTACCAAGTTTATTTAGCTTTATGTCAATTTATAGTTCAATATTGTATCACCTCATGGCTCGGAGAATCAAAGACAATCATTCTCCCTATAATGAGCACAAGACTTAGCCCTATTCCTCCCACACCGATGCGTTTTGAGTCCACTTTGAATATTTAGCTCACCAACACAGAGTCCAGCGGCGTCTGGCTCGAAGCCCGGCTGGCAGTAGCAGGCGAGGCCGGCGTGCGTGGGCCGGCAGCCCAGCTCGCAGCGCAGCGCACCGCAGTCCCCCGCCGTGAAGTTGTCACAGATGTCCCACTCGTCGCTGGCGTCGGGGCACTGCCGCTCGCCGTCGCAGAACTGGCTGACGGGCACGCACGTGAACTGCCCCTCCACGGGCGTGACGCAGCGCGCGCTGTTGCCGCGGCACTTGAAGTCCTTCTGACCTGCGCACCGGCGAACATGTCCGTCAATAGGCAGCTGCGGGTGCGGGCGGCACCACTGCTCGCTCACGTACACATGTAGGGGTCCTCGTCGGAGGCGTCGTGGGCGCCGCAGTCCGGCTCGCCGTCACAGCGCCAGCTCGGCGCCAGGCAGAAGTTGCTGACGGCGCAGCGGAACTCGTCGCCGCGACATGAAGCTGCAAGGGGCAGCACTCATGTACATAGGAATGATGGAATGAAATGAACAAAAAGAGGGGTCGTCGGAAAGGTTACGATTGGGGTTGGTGCAGTTGAGCTCGTCGGAGGCATCGGCGCAGTGCGCGCGGCCGTCGCAGCGCCACGCCGGCGGCAGGCAGCGCAGCTGGTCGGCGCACGCGAACTGCGGCGCGGCGCAGGGCGCGGGCGAGCCGCTCTCCTCGTCCGCCGCCGGCCCTGCGCACACACTGCCTCCTTAATAAAATGCTCCCACGCGCTCGCAGCATGTCACTCTGGACATACCGTTTTTAATGTTTCGATAATGTTGCGATGAACTATccttatattataaacaaaaagtcTGTAATGTATAAACCCAAAAACCATTCAACCgatttaatatataatttaacatatttttcaatgttggaaagctacactcttcacgAGTAACATattttaggctatattttatcccggcacggGCAATAGCCCCACGGGATTcgcgtgaaaccgcgggaaaacggctagtcgaTTACATAAAAATTTCACCGTTTTCAAACACTCATCCTTGACTAcgatttattattgtaatatagCAAATATTCATTAAGAACTTCGGCACCCTGTCTTTCCTCCCTGCAGGAGTTACCCTGTCGCAAGGCCGGCTAGTGAACAGTTTTCATTACAACGCGTTTggataaataaaactgtaatttattAAGAACTGGCTTTACACGGCTTACAACTCGATTGGGAATGAAGAGTGAAGTCATCTGCGTAATGAAGACATTCTGTGAATCTTGCATTGCAGCAGATGGTAAGTCAATTTACACACGCGACGTAAAGGGGCAGAAAGTTCTTCGAAAACCATAACACCCGGAATATTGTCTGGCTCTATCGAACTTGAATATTTTCATTAGTTAATACCATATGGAACATAATCAAgagtaaaaaaattgtatataatTGTTGTTGGAATAATTGTGGAGACTATTTAGACATTCTGCAATTAATTGTGGTGATAAACATAGGTCCGTAAGGCACTTAAATGGAGTGTTATCTATTTGATAGTGAAATAAAATGAGTATTATAATGGAACAGCGGCGTTAACGTCTGCTGTCACAAACAAGAAAAGGTTATCGGTCCGCGGTCGCCGGCTGCGCGGTGCACGAGCCGCTCTCGCTCTGCTCATCTGCTGCCAGTTGCTACTCTTATGTCATTTTTATCATAACTTTAAAATCGCGTTCTAAGATTTCGTTTGGTGGATTGGTTAGAAaccataaataataagtaatacgtGGTCTGCAAGGGGAGCAGAGCGGGAGCCCCTGCGCACTCACGACGCTCATTGGTGCGGTGAATGAAGAGTGACACGTGAGAGCGCACGCGCGCCCCAGCCCGCATCGTGCCGCACTGACCGGCTTACTGCTCATCACAGACAATAACATCCTCACTCTATCAGAACACCGTATCTCCCAATTGACAGAAAAGTCACAATCCCTAAGAGTGAGAAGAGCGAGTCCGTATTAAAACACCAAGGATAACGAATCTTACCTAGGCTCTGGACAACGGTCCCATTCTTATAACGAGCGATGACAGGCCGACGCGCAATGTTCCATACGTTAcgtaaaaacactaaaaagcacgtaaaaaaactattcttctccgtgtgagaggaggcttgtgcccagcagtgggacgataaaaaaggctgtaacaggtgCATCGGCCTGGAAGTCTGAGTATAGTACTTAGATGCAGATACGTTTATTTCGCCACTGACTTCTAGATCGCTTGACTCAAGTGAACGTTCAGTTCAATTAATGCTTCACTTTTATTTCACTCCCATGTACTTAGGACGTGTGACTAAAAGACGAcgatcaaaaaaaaattgaagttcGTGTCATTTAATGACAGTCGGGAAACCAATTTTGTTACGTCTTTTGGCAGTCGGCATTGTTAGAGGCCACTTCAGTTGATCTGTGCGAGCCTGGTGCTTCCCGGCTCGAGCCAGCCCAAGTACGAGTCGCATGCAAGAATGGGCCACGGCTAGACTCTACCACAATgcctacataaataataattaaaccaATGTTATTTAATGAAATGCAATTGGTTGGCAAGTCACACATGAGATACTTGAGTCGGTGTAACCAGAGAAGATGCGGTATACAACACGATACGAGAGGTTCGTTGCGCCTAGGGTAACCATGAAAGAATTCCAAAAGTCCGGAGAAAAGATGGGATGGAAGATTTTTTAGGGGTTGTGTTTTTGCAGACGACGGATGACGGGGAGCGACCTCGCGGGTATagcgagtgctccagggagagtagaGAGTATTGTCCTTGGGAACATTTCTATCCtactaacattttaaatacGAAAGTTCGTTTGTTTGCCGATCATTATGAAACTTAGTACACAAATTCTTGGTAGTActagaaagaacataggatacctacttttatttaataataaaaaatgcgagcgaagccgcggtTTAAAGTCGAGTAGTGTcattatctcccgagccttttcccaactttattggggttggcttccagtctaaccggatgcggctgagtaacagtgttttacaaggagcgactacctgtctgacctcctcaatccagttacccgggcaacccaatagcccttggttagactggtgtcagaattaccggcttctgactgcccttaacgactgccaaggatgttcaatgacaattaaaattgtctcaaaagggcttcgtGTTGGCTTGGGCCCCACGATCACTTCCGAAAATCCGAAAATTTCTATAGTCCTGTGGTCTGAGGGATACATACAAATCTCGTTGTCtcaaactgcctcgttggtctagctgtcgcaagtgcggctgctgagcacgaggtctcggctTAGATtcccgaaatcgctttgtgagttttagaagactctcacaaagcagcccggaccCTGGAAGTTGGTGACAAATGCACTCGTGCGTCGGAGAGCATGtcaaatgtcggtcctgcgccgtCGTCAactgtcaacaagataagctttacaatattgtaatatgttttttttatttatgttggttatgttttttccgattatggcaagacgctattaataaaatcgcgatttcaacggcgtcacacaacgcacggccaaaacgaaaataccaggatcgcataaatcagatgagtaatataccaatcaacgagtgtccatggaactgcccaccgtgtactaggaccgcataacttacaggagtatagcagtcaagagtgtcaggattttacgtttttttcctaattgtagataaacataccaatttacaccatgtcgatgaattgtattttatgtatgtgaaccaatgttttgaaaatcccggtataacttatttatatataaaatcaggtaataaaacagaagcCTTTTATTTTCCAGAAAGAGAAAATATATAGAAGGGGCAAAGTATGGTccggtttctattgttttgtgtaagtaactatttactattatcggtattagcaaaaaaacatgtggtgtaAATGCATTATCAGTGTATGTGACTTGTGACCAAAACTTAAGCACATaggtattcataaataaaataaatatattttctcaattgtgtatggatagtaaagcactggtactcagctacatccggatagactggaagccgaccccaacacagtttgggaaaaaggctcggaggaagaagtgtatggatagtaagaacaagaagtttaagaagataattgactgaaacgttctgtttaaccgaacaaggaccaatttaaaagaaaaactgcagTGTGTACAACACAACTGCAGACttcattcaaattatttttgttaattaaattttatatttatgaatatttttatgtatacaatctctttgctagttatgggcccctggtacttttgttaccggtacaaaaagtatcaaGTCACATTTTCgttgtcttcacctgtgttttaatgtaaattttattatatttatatgagagctattaaaacctttacctacattgaagtttttcatttaaaatttcttctaacacttttatttctgacggtactctgatacgtgaaattttacGCGGGTGACGAATCGgcactcaaaatttaaatattaaattagttattttgctcgaatgaccaatcgggatttggtgtatggaaaaaatagttggtgaccaatcggtactaatgacaaattgggaataactccTTACATACACATAATAAACTAGACTGTGTGCTGGAAGTAAAGCGTAATTGTGTACGTCAAACTTTTATCCATGCGAGCTTCCAAACATCAGTTTTGCAGctgaagtctttttttttttaatctacttTGGGGAGAAAGGGTAACACTTATGGTATGTCTGCGCCTTTCTCCTGACTGGTTTTGGGTTGGGGAGGTATTGTGGAGGGGTTTGTGATGTTGTGGGTGGTTTGAGGAGGCATAGGATCTTTCaattatatatacataataaataaaattacatatatacataatatacatatatacataatacaCTCGGGAGCAATAAAATCGCACACTCCGGATTTTAGCAAAAAAAGCTGGATTTTCTTATTATAATTgctaaaaaattattaaattgcaATGGACACTTAAAGATTATTTCATTACCTTTCCAACGATACCACTGAAGTGCATGTAAGATGCTCAGAAGGATCTTTCAGGAGATAAAATGAAACTTGCATGTAAAGTTGTGATTATTGCATTTAGCGGACAAGACATTGAATTGAaacaaatcaatacattttcaataaaatctttattaatatgGAGTGTTACCCCCTCTAGCTCTAATTACGGCTCTTAGACGGTTTTTCATCGACCGTATTAACTTAATTATGAACTCTTGTGGTATGTGAACTATGAAGAAGAGTGGAACGGTTTCCACTCTTCTTCAATGGCTGATTGCAGCGCTTGGAGATGTGTGGGAGCTGGACTTCTTGCTCGAACACGCCTTTTCAGCTCATCCCATACATGCTCGATAGGATTGAGAtccagcggcggccctagccattgcgaggctacgtgcggcaggtctatgcgaggccctttgtcctacgtgaaaagtatgtgttgcgagagtaagctggggcccgattctcctaagttaataatgtcaaaatcgaatagacatcgaatcgcaatatgatcgcaatagcagttttaaccatatcgggcattctgctactattaatataagaccaatcgtattccaacgacattcgattggtttgcgattggtctgctattttggtgattttggtgtatacggtagtttgctcttcAATCATAttacaatcgtaaatcatttgcagacaaaatgattcattattgaatgacagaaaaggataaaaacttttatttcaaagaaaaaatagtggaatgccacatacgcttcaatcgtaatcgagtcgtgattgaatcgcagtcgaatgtgaatcgtatgtcgcttaagtaaaattaggagaatcgggccccaggtgttttgatttagctaaacgcCATGTTTGAGAAGAAATGCTcgagttaaacaaattaataaaattttatttttactacagtttatatttaaagaatcacaaaattaacaaatattaaaatgatctgatgcttgcgacttttcttaagactaaaatctttaattaaagcagaataatcgaatgaatgagcaacgtcattttcgatcgaaagaatagcaagggctgaaagtcgatcttgtgtcatcgaattccttaaacaccttttaataattttaagcctcgaaaaactgctttttagatattattattttattattcgaattctcaagactatttcggtagtgggatacatttcagttaaattattttcttatatatacttcagcaccgagatattattcagctcttcgtataactgattcaggaccgtctctagctcatgtagcgcccgggtgcaatcatgaccCAAGCGCCCCCTATGTATACTATACAATTCAAGAATACATgaacgacaaaataaatattagtcatacataaacaatatgTATACATACTACAATACactaaaatagctaatatctaaataatttcctaatatatatttatacaaatataaagaaatataatatataattttaattgtaaattaactattcctattatacctaatgtttaaaactaccgccataataatttagaattagttttaagtattttaaatgtactggcattaaatgccaaatgttgctgtgccctaacagggtccacaaatgtacgtagctgtaagcttttgtaacaccatgtgaaacttgtggaacgcaataaatgatatgaatatgaatatgtatTGAAAGgttcgaacgtcgtaaataagaaagttcatacggaaactaggacttatttttttgttaatcctaaaaaaggatgaaaaaaataaaagaagcgGAAAGTAtagcacccgcgagcgtagcgagcgcaaaattttttgagCTTTGGGTCACCAAAGCACCAAAACTTGTATAATAACAGTgtaaggtgaagtcgcgagcgtagcgagcgcgaaaatttttgagttttggggcataaaagtactctaattAAGTTAGAAGGAAAAGTGGGTACTGCCaagtgaacagccgcgagcgtagcgagcgcgaattttttaaattgtttaaggactctcaaattaatctcggaattaagcacaaataaaaagaatccgtaactggatcgagagccagttgtatttgttactttggtgttccaactttttgttaaattgaggactcaaaaagtaaacgctgaatcaattaaaaattaagaaaaaatgcacatttttttttcttggaccagatatatatttttaactatatttttttttatattagtttggcttgtagcgcgaggcccccccaagcgcgaggccctgtgcgatggcacagttcgcacacccctagggccgccactgttGAGATCAGGACTACGAGCTGGCCACTCCATCACGTTAATACTGACGTCTTCCAAGTTATCGCGAACTGTCCTAGCAACATGTGGCCTGGCATTATCATGCATAAGTAGGAATTCTTCCCCCATAAGCCACGAAATCGGCCTAACATGATGTTCGAGGACTTCTTCCACGTATCGCTGGGCTGTTAATCCTCTCGATCTAGGGCCAGTATTGGCCCCAGTAATGAAGACAATGTCGGTTTTGGAATCGAGCATTATGCCACCCCAAAACATACACGATCCACCGCCATAAGCGACACGTTCGCTAATGCACCATTGTGAAAATCGCTCTGATGACCTTCTATAGACTCTTGAGCGTCCATCGTGGCCGTGTAAAGTCATTCTACACTCATCGGAAAACATAACTGCCCTCCACTGATCGAACGTCCAATTTAAATGCTCTCGGGCAAATTGAAGCCGGGCTTGTCGGTGGGCTGTGGTCAATTTCGGACCATTTGCGGGTCGATGTGCAGTCAACCCCGCTTCAGACAATCGTCTTCTGACTGTCCACCGACTTATGCTGACATTGCGTACTTCTCGAAGCTGCTTTCCTAGCTCAACCGCGTTCAGCTGTCGATTTCGCAAAGATCTTGTCACTAGAAAGCGGTCATCACGGTCTGATGTAGTACGATGGCGGCCTGATCCTGGTCGCCGAATAGCCTCCAGTTTCTCGAAACCTCTGGTATACACGTCGAACTGAATATCGACTTAAATTCAACTGTCGAGCGACTTGACTTTGATTTTGCCCAGTTTCCAACAAGGCTATAACTTGAGCAGCCTCTGCAGGTGTCGTGTCCatgtttttcaaagttttccGTATGTATTCACAAGAGGGGTTATCACGTTAGAACTCAGTgcacaaattatttaaaaaaacctttaactGACCCTTTTATACCTGCGAGAAGGGGCGCAAGTAGTGCCTACCTGAAACGAGTTAATTCGAggaattttgttgttttgatgtttttgcgcGTAACTTCCAGGAAAATGAATTTCTTTTTACATGATATTTTAAACaaagtgtgtatttttattaaaaatacctttcaTTTACTTACGAGTTTTAAGAATATCCACTGTTTTTGGTCAAAATCTAGGGAGTGCGATTTTATTGCTCTCAAGTGtatatataatacatatatacataataaataaaatttaaaactaaatttacGGATATGGTACAGAAGTAGAATCGGCGGTTACAAATGGGCTAGTTGTTGTTGTTAAACCGCTTGAGCTGCCTGACAATCTGAAAAATGTGATTGTGCATGGTGTCCATAGCTTCTGGCGTCAGCTGGGCTAAGTCGTGCAGCTGAAGTCTAGGAAAGAAGCGATTGGCTGACTAGTACACAAATGTTGTTGTAGGCAGAGGGAGCGGCGCGAGTGCCGCGAGCTGGCAGGTAATTACAACGGACGCAGCGCCGCGCCGGCCAGACCGGTTCGCCAATTTTTTGTGTTACGTCGTCTCTCGCACGCCTCGCGTCAACTACATTAAATAGATAtatcttaatatatttttcatcccaccatctcggaaagagtagttttaccctttgatatctgagcgcaaaagccgtttttatcctctagagcggcaaagtgatttgaatttagatcATCGTGTACAATACTCCATTTGTAACAATCTCGAtgagacttttcaaacaaatatatattaaacaaataaaatactgcttaaaataattattaaatgaattaagtaatttttattattgtttttacacagatttttaacctcgtttcatttttaaacggagttttaaaataaatgaactttaataggtacttctttttaatttgatactcatatgtgcgcgccattttgtttcaaatttcctcgatgaggtgggatgaaaagttacgtgttgcactcgagtgcaaagatttttcaccttgtgctcttttgattccctcgctatcgctcaggattctaattattgaaacactcgctacgctcgtgtttcaattttagaatccttcgcttgctcggtcatcaaaattgagcccgcggttaaaaagcaactttgcactcttgtataacaaataactatttcatcCCACcgtctcggaaagagtagttttaccctttgatatctgagcgcaaaagccgtttttatcctctagagcggcaaagtgatttgaatttagaacatcgtgtgcaatactccatttgtgacaatcttgaaaatatttttcaaacagatacatattaaacaaataaaatactgtttaaaataattaattaattaattaagtaatttcatttttaaactgagttttgaaataaatgaactttaataggtacctacttctttttaattgatactcatatgtgcgcgccattttttttttttgagtttagaaatttcctcgatgaggtgggatgaaaagttacgtgttgcactcgagtgcaaagatttttcaccttgtgctcttttgaacaactttgcactcttgtataacaaattacTATGTTTATGTCCTTTGACATGATCTGAGAACTCTCCTTCCAAACATAGTTTGTGTCACCAATGCGCAGACGGCCCATAGGTCTCCGTGAAGCACACAGTCGAGGTGAGCCTGGGAACAGCACCGCCGTGTGTCCTCGTGGTCaatcgtgttgtatcttcgttgttatttgtttgtcagAGACATACTTATAGAAATACAatatacgtgtccattattttagggcatttagggttatctaaaagacggactaattaatTTCTATCATTCGCCATGCCTGCCAATAGGCTGCGACCTCTCGCGGCCGTGGTTCAAGCCTTCGTCCGAAGCGAGAGGAAATGGAATGCCGTCGGTTACTTCTGCGCATCAGTCATGCTaagagaaggaggcggcggagcgatACAGAATTCGTTCATCTCATCCAAGCCAGTGGACGTGAAAGACACCACGGGCACCGGGTAACGAGGGACGCCTCCCGGTAGTCCCGGttaccgtaggcgtgggtctatTCGGTGGCTCATCGTTCTACCCCGCTCTTAAGAGACGGCAGCGCAAATTCTGTAACCGAAATTATCTACCTACATTCTTCTATCCTACGATCCAACACACTCCACAATAATATAACAATCTTAGAGCAAATAAAGTTAGAGCTTAGAGAGGTGCGCTTGAGGTAGGCGCAGGCGCTTATATGCTAGCCTGCCACCGCTGTCTAGTCCCGATCTTTCGTCAGCAATCGAACCGAACATCGGTCGTTGTCGCCTAATAGTCGGTAAACTGACACTCGACCAAACTTTGGCTGTACTTAACGCAACTTAATTTCGGCATAGCGGGTTTAAAGACCATGTTGGCTAAGGGGTCTGGACATCGGCGGCGTAACACATACACCTCCGTATTTGGGACGCGGAGCCCTTTACGCTATCCTCCTCAACTGCTGCTAGGATAGAATACAACAACTTGTGGTTGTCACATTTTCACGACACAGGCAATCTGGTCGAACTTTATAAAGCTGACACAGTTCTGTCTTCAGTAAATCTGCAGCCCATAAATTAAATCTTAAGTGTTGCATTGGTTCAACTACTTGTAAGCACGACGATTGCCAAAATGAATAACTAATGCACGTTTCAGCtgagtccgggataaaaaccgCCAGCATCGATAAGCCCGCTATATCCCAAATTATTTCACTGAATAGGATTTATTCTTTCAAGACTAACGAAAACTATTCATAAAAGTGAAGCCAGTAGGCACTGTAGCGCGTAGCGCGCTCGGTACCGGGATATTCgggatattttaattaaaaatcataaaaacatttaactttgtttatttttgtcgaTTGGAAAACGAAGTGACAATTTCAGTGTAAAAACCTAATCCTATTATTTGCATAGGACACATTTAAATAGTTGTCCAGCTaggaacaaaatataata
Protein-coding regions in this window:
- the LOC124641486 gene encoding low-density lipoprotein receptor-related protein 1-like, whose amino-acid sequence is MAAGTGWPAALLLALLGSATSASSAGPAADEESGSPAPCAAPQFACADQLRCLPPAWRCDGRAHCADASDELNCTNPNPSCRGDEFRCAVSNFCLAPSWRCDGEPDCGAHDASDEDPYMCQKDFKCRGNSARCVTPVEGQFTCVPVSQFCDGERQCPDASDEWDICDNFTAGDCGALRCELGCRPTHAGLACYCQPGFEPDAAGLCVDTDECAWEDACAQRCSNTRGSYECACAAGYRLHADRRDCLPINEPEDEPLSLIVVTTEGVRREWAEGGARSRNHSLAALNVRALDFVHAERSVCYVHHNLSKSGIVCVDADDFARRRSLGAPPLFPDVAGASHLASDWVAGNWYVVDGAREALYVCSRALAHCRLLLDAALGKVHGFALDPGAGLMFWTVWGAAPPAVERAAQTGAARAAVARLKLVYPSALALDPAARALYWVDAYLDCVERADYSGAARRTLRRGYATQELQHISVLGSTLFLPVWRNSSVALVSRLAGGGAARSLALPARPTGALAFHAARQPRTPHPCAQDNGGCQHLCLTAYARGAPLAHCACRHGFRAAGRACQRVRLPAYLLLARGAPPLVQALAPEPRGEEAAAPVTDAARPTAADVDVPGDYLYYCDVHRYEIVRQKLDGSGREVFAGRDVDNCEGLAVDWMGRNLYWTDEALGTLSVARLDAPAQRRVLVRDDDYQHYHPRAIALHPANGTMYWSVWAGRGAGGRIEAAHMDGSARRTLVADALHWPAGLALSERGELYWCDTYLNKIERLALASGERSLVAADAPDAPLLKPYGLALHEGAVLWSEHGSGAVRRRGAGGAVAELYRMPPPLYGLTLVAEAARRGHNACSRDNGGCAELCLARPG